A region of Paenibacillus sp. 37 DNA encodes the following proteins:
- a CDS encoding YbbR-like domain-containing protein has translation MDKWFNNNNFAKILALAVSLLLWFMIHLDEVPTTPTITTGTTNKVVERTVPVQPYGLDSNSYVLTSLSTDEVRLEIKGQRSMLTSIFTNDDYKVLVDLSQVKDGSNTLPLVPDLPSGVEVVSMEPSMVTVNVEKLGTKSFNVNIVPEGQPSAGYSAGTPVTEPSTPVKVTLPEGQLEAVAKVQGSVSVKDAKEDVIQKKVKLQAYDAEGKVLENAIITPQTVEVRVPVNQPYTSVPLRIKYSGQLPEGLVLSTVEPSVKEVSVYGSEDALAGIQSYDQVTLDLTQFDQSGTSTVNVDLTPPSGFEKIEPSSIQIKVTISPFDEAEETTKVFPNVPITLTGAGNGLEGTLVTPRSGGLNLTLTGSASMLEGLSSDDLTLTGDLAGLAAGTHEIKLEADLPRYAKLDESSTALSATVKISEKAEETTTTPGEEPTDEGTVAPDPTPAEVENGETEPVPDEEETESNTDTQDQGQQGSTSSRGNLNNNNNSGTGSKSGANP, from the coding sequence ATGGATAAGTGGTTTAACAATAATAACTTTGCCAAAATACTTGCGCTTGCGGTGAGCCTGCTGCTCTGGTTCATGATTCATCTGGATGAAGTACCAACCACCCCTACGATTACAACAGGGACGACCAACAAGGTTGTGGAACGTACGGTGCCTGTTCAACCTTATGGATTAGACAGTAACAGCTATGTGCTTACTTCATTAAGTACGGATGAGGTCCGACTGGAGATCAAAGGACAGCGCTCGATGCTAACATCGATTTTTACAAATGACGATTACAAGGTACTGGTTGATCTGAGTCAGGTGAAAGATGGGTCCAATACACTGCCACTTGTACCTGATTTGCCTTCCGGAGTAGAAGTAGTCAGCATGGAACCTTCCATGGTTACGGTGAATGTAGAAAAATTGGGCACCAAATCCTTCAATGTGAATATTGTACCCGAAGGGCAACCATCCGCCGGATACAGTGCTGGAACGCCCGTAACGGAACCTTCGACGCCGGTTAAGGTAACTCTGCCCGAAGGGCAACTCGAGGCTGTAGCGAAGGTCCAGGGCAGTGTGAGCGTGAAAGATGCCAAGGAAGATGTCATACAGAAAAAAGTGAAACTTCAAGCATACGATGCTGAGGGCAAGGTCCTTGAAAATGCGATTATAACGCCTCAAACAGTTGAAGTCCGAGTTCCGGTCAATCAGCCCTATACATCTGTACCCTTAAGAATCAAATATTCGGGACAGCTTCCGGAAGGCCTGGTACTCTCCACGGTAGAGCCAAGCGTGAAAGAAGTCTCGGTTTATGGATCAGAGGATGCGCTTGCGGGTATACAGTCCTACGACCAAGTAACCCTTGATCTTACACAGTTTGATCAGTCGGGTACATCGACAGTTAACGTGGACTTGACGCCGCCTTCCGGTTTTGAGAAAATCGAGCCTAGTTCGATTCAGATCAAGGTAACCATATCACCATTTGACGAGGCAGAGGAGACAACCAAAGTCTTTCCAAACGTCCCCATCACACTTACCGGTGCGGGGAATGGACTGGAAGGGACGCTGGTTACGCCTCGAAGCGGGGGTCTGAACCTCACACTTACAGGCTCAGCAAGTATGCTTGAGGGTCTGAGTAGTGATGATCTCACGTTAACCGGGGATCTTGCTGGACTTGCGGCCGGAACGCATGAGATCAAGCTTGAAGCCGACCTGCCCCGTTATGCCAAACTGGATGAATCATCCACTGCATTGAGTGCGACGGTCAAAATTAGCGAAAAGGCTGAAGAGACTACGACCACTCCTGGCGAAGAACCGACAGACGAGGGAACGGTAGCACCTGACCCAACACCAGCCGAGGTTGAAAATGGGGAAACAGAGCCTGTTCCTGATGAAGAAGAAACGGAATCGAATACGGATACTCAGGATCAGGGCCAACAGGGGAGCACAAGCAGTCGAGGTAATTTAAATAATAATAATAACAGCGGTACTGGCAGTAAAAGTGGCGCTAATCCGTAA
- the sigW gene encoding RNA polymerase sigma factor SigW, with translation MDNLENRLVKLVLKGDQRAFAEIVELYKDKLFHLAYRMLNNRHEAEDVVQETFLRVFRNMEKYDPNQKFSTWIYRIATNLCIDRLRRKKPSYSLDAELNDQEGSDGYAMLPSDDRTPESEALLSETQTLIREAIDSLPAKYKSVMILRYLQDLSLQEISDVTGMPVTTIKTRVHRGRDFLRKKLEYKL, from the coding sequence GTGGACAATTTGGAGAACAGGCTTGTGAAACTGGTGCTCAAGGGCGACCAGAGAGCCTTCGCAGAAATCGTTGAACTATATAAGGACAAGCTATTTCATTTGGCATACAGGATGCTGAACAATCGTCATGAAGCTGAAGACGTTGTGCAGGAGACGTTTTTGCGTGTGTTTCGTAATATGGAGAAGTACGATCCGAACCAGAAGTTCTCAACCTGGATCTACCGGATCGCAACGAATCTGTGTATTGACCGACTGCGCAGAAAGAAACCTTCATACTCTTTGGATGCTGAACTGAATGACCAGGAAGGATCTGATGGTTATGCGATGCTCCCGAGTGATGATCGTACACCGGAGAGTGAAGCACTCCTGTCAGAAACGCAGACACTCATTCGTGAGGCCATTGACAGTTTGCCAGCCAAGTATAAGTCCGTTATGATTCTGAGATATTTACAGGACTTGTCGCTACAGGAAATCAGTGACGTGACAGGTATGCCCGTAACAACGATCAAGACACGCGTTCATCGGGGCCGTGATTTTCTACGTAAAAAATTGGAGTATAAGTTATAA
- a CDS encoding stage II sporulation protein M — translation MLKFSTFLRDLGAIRSALIWSIVLFAAGIGAGWVSTGPLEELLLNQIGGLREVSERLEQGGNVQWNFFLFIFFNNAIKSVLVIYAGIFFGILPVIFLLINGMVLGFVVHTTMNYGASFYDIVVKGLLPHGIIEIPVIIIACAFGLKFGGLVIKSLGQLGSDKRNTMGTRWRAFMNRTLTASFWVVILLLVAAIIESTLTYTLVRG, via the coding sequence ATGTTAAAATTCAGTACATTTCTTAGAGATCTTGGTGCCATTCGCAGTGCATTAATCTGGTCCATAGTTTTGTTTGCCGCAGGAATAGGGGCGGGATGGGTGAGTACAGGGCCACTGGAAGAACTGTTATTGAACCAAATCGGAGGATTACGTGAAGTCAGTGAACGGCTGGAACAGGGGGGGAATGTGCAGTGGAACTTCTTCCTGTTTATCTTTTTCAATAATGCTATCAAAAGTGTACTTGTCATCTATGCCGGTATATTCTTCGGAATTCTGCCTGTCATCTTCCTGCTGATCAATGGGATGGTCCTTGGATTTGTTGTGCACACCACGATGAATTATGGAGCAAGCTTCTATGACATTGTGGTTAAAGGTTTACTTCCGCATGGCATTATTGAGATTCCGGTCATTATTATTGCTTGCGCCTTCGGACTGAAGTTTGGTGGTCTGGTTATCAAAAGCCTTGGGCAACTTGGAAGTGATAAGAGAAATACGATGGGTACCCGGTGGAGAGCATTCATGAATAGGACGTTAACGGCATCCTTCTGGGTTGTCATCTTGCTTCTTGTTGCAGCCATCATCGAAAGCACACTTACGTATACTCTGGTGAGAGGATAA
- the ppc gene encoding phosphoenolpyruvate carboxylase: MTETMVTASKSQSNNLLRRDVRFLGNILGEVLVHQGGTELLDIVEKIRETSKSLRAEFLPELYAEFKTMIQELDSDNRHQVIRAFAIYFQLVNIAEQNHRIRRKRDYERSAGDAVQPGSIEKAVQDLKERGLSHTEVEEILDDLSLELVMTAHPTEAMRRVILDIHKRISEDVMLLDNPTLTLREREQLREKLLNEVITLWQTDELRDRKPTVLDEVRNGMYYFHETLFHVLPDVYQELERCLNKFYPDHDWHVPTYLRFGSWIGGDRDGNPSVTSDVTWQTLLMQRKLALREYQRIMIELMGHLSFSTNIIHVSDELVQSIEQDRSCVTLKKVDMWRNEKEPYRIKLAYMIAKLNNVLDENKLGQADRYHSAQDLIDDLMIIDRSLRHHFADYVADTTIRKMIRQVELFGFHTAALDVRQHSQEHENAMSEILAKMNIVEDYARLTEDGKIDLLARLLDDPRPLTSPYHQYTEGTKECLDVFRTIKRAQNEFGTGCITSYLISMTQGASDLLEVMVFAKEVGLFTKGHNGDVVSTLQAVPLFETIDDLHAASDIMQKLFNLPVYRASVKGRNELHEIMLGYSDSNKDGGVVTANWELRVAMNAITAVGNEHGVKLKFFHGRGGALGRGGMPLNRSILAQPPHTIGGGIKITEQGEVISSRYSLKGIAYRSLEQATSALITAALNGLEPQESASERHWDSIIKEISEVSLTKYQDLIFRDPDFFTFFKESTPLPEVGELNIGSRPSKRKGSDKFEDLRAIPWVFAWTQSRYLLPAWYAAGTGLQSYYQDKEENLVVLKEMYASFPFFRTLIDTVQMAVAKADLVIAKEYSAMTSNKEARDRIYGQIEAEFKLTKELILKITGEAEILDDVPVIQESIRLRNPYVDPLSYMQVQLLSELRDMRERGEDDTELLREVLLTINGIAAGLRNTG; encoded by the coding sequence ATGACTGAAACTATGGTAACCGCCAGCAAAAGCCAATCCAACAACCTGCTTCGGCGAGACGTGCGGTTCCTGGGCAATATACTCGGAGAAGTTCTTGTCCATCAAGGCGGCACGGAGCTTCTAGATATCGTTGAGAAGATTCGGGAAACGAGCAAATCGTTGCGTGCAGAATTTCTGCCAGAACTCTATGCAGAGTTCAAAACGATGATCCAGGAATTAGACTCGGACAATCGTCACCAGGTTATTCGGGCTTTCGCTATTTATTTTCAATTAGTTAATATTGCTGAACAAAACCATCGGATCCGGCGTAAACGGGATTATGAACGTTCTGCAGGGGACGCTGTGCAGCCAGGATCGATTGAGAAAGCAGTACAGGATCTTAAGGAACGTGGACTGTCTCATACAGAGGTGGAAGAGATTCTCGACGATTTGTCGTTGGAACTTGTTATGACAGCTCACCCAACTGAAGCCATGCGCCGGGTTATTCTGGACATCCATAAACGGATATCCGAAGATGTCATGCTACTTGATAATCCTACGCTGACGTTGCGTGAACGTGAACAGTTGCGTGAGAAACTGCTGAATGAGGTTATTACACTTTGGCAGACAGATGAACTCCGCGACCGCAAACCGACTGTACTCGATGAAGTGCGGAACGGGATGTATTACTTTCATGAAACGTTGTTCCACGTACTTCCGGATGTATATCAGGAGCTGGAACGCTGCCTGAACAAATTTTATCCTGACCATGACTGGCATGTGCCGACGTATTTGCGGTTCGGTTCCTGGATCGGTGGAGACCGGGATGGAAATCCTTCGGTAACTTCAGATGTAACATGGCAGACGTTGTTGATGCAACGCAAGCTCGCTTTGCGTGAATACCAACGGATTATGATTGAACTTATGGGCCATCTCAGCTTCAGCACGAACATCATCCACGTATCGGATGAGCTGGTGCAGTCTATTGAGCAGGACCGTAGTTGTGTAACGTTGAAAAAGGTGGATATGTGGCGAAATGAAAAAGAGCCATATCGCATCAAATTGGCCTATATGATTGCCAAGTTGAACAATGTACTGGATGAGAACAAATTAGGTCAGGCTGACCGTTATCATAGTGCTCAGGATTTGATTGATGATCTGATGATTATTGATCGAAGTCTGCGCCATCATTTTGCCGATTACGTAGCGGATACAACTATTCGCAAAATGATTCGTCAAGTCGAGTTGTTTGGTTTCCATACCGCAGCATTGGATGTGCGTCAGCACAGTCAGGAACATGAAAATGCGATGTCGGAGATTTTGGCGAAAATGAACATTGTAGAAGATTATGCGCGTCTAACTGAAGACGGTAAAATCGATCTGCTTGCTCGTTTGCTGGATGATCCGCGTCCTCTTACTTCTCCTTATCACCAATACACGGAGGGAACCAAAGAGTGTCTGGATGTCTTCCGTACCATTAAGCGTGCCCAGAACGAATTTGGGACCGGCTGTATCACAAGTTACCTGATCAGTATGACGCAGGGCGCAAGTGACTTGCTGGAAGTCATGGTATTTGCCAAGGAAGTGGGCTTATTCACCAAAGGTCACAACGGTGACGTTGTATCTACACTTCAAGCGGTACCACTGTTTGAAACGATTGATGATCTTCATGCGGCTTCGGACATTATGCAGAAGCTGTTCAACCTTCCTGTATACCGCGCAAGCGTAAAAGGACGGAATGAACTGCATGAAATCATGCTAGGTTATTCCGACAGTAACAAGGATGGCGGCGTGGTTACTGCCAACTGGGAACTGCGCGTAGCGATGAATGCTATTACGGCTGTAGGGAATGAACACGGCGTTAAGCTGAAGTTCTTCCATGGACGTGGTGGGGCTCTTGGACGTGGCGGCATGCCGCTTAACCGCAGTATTCTTGCTCAACCACCGCATACCATTGGTGGGGGCATCAAGATTACGGAGCAGGGAGAGGTTATTTCTTCCCGTTACTCCCTTAAAGGGATCGCATACCGTAGTCTGGAGCAGGCAACTTCTGCTTTGATTACAGCAGCACTGAATGGTCTTGAGCCGCAAGAGTCAGCATCCGAACGCCATTGGGACAGCATCATCAAAGAGATTTCGGAAGTATCCCTGACGAAATATCAGGATCTGATTTTCCGTGATCCAGACTTCTTTACCTTCTTCAAGGAATCCACACCGCTTCCAGAGGTGGGTGAACTGAATATTGGTTCACGTCCGTCCAAGCGGAAAGGTAGCGACAAGTTCGAAGATCTGAGAGCAATTCCTTGGGTATTTGCATGGACGCAAAGCCGTTATCTGCTTCCGGCATGGTATGCGGCAGGAACAGGATTGCAAAGTTACTATCAGGATAAAGAGGAAAATCTGGTTGTCCTGAAAGAAATGTATGCAAGCTTCCCATTCTTCCGTACATTAATTGATACGGTACAGATGGCGGTAGCCAAGGCAGATCTGGTGATTGCTAAAGAATATTCAGCCATGACTTCGAACAAAGAAGCCCGTGATCGCATCTACGGTCAGATCGAAGCCGAATTCAAGCTCACAAAAGAGCTGATTCTTAAAATTACCGGTGAAGCTGAAATTCTGGATGATGTACCGGTTATTCAAGAATCCATTCGTCTTCGTAACCCTTATGTAGATCCGTTGTCCTACATGCAGGTTCAACTTCTGAGCGAGCTCAGAGATATGCGTGAACGTGGTGAGGATGATACGGAACTGCTCAGAGAAGTGTTGCTGACAATCAACGGCATTGCTGCAGGACTGCGTAACACAGGTTGA
- a CDS encoding WGxxGxxG family protein, producing MMKKGTTIIASVLLVAAMAGPAAADGQMSKGMDTNTNGSRVRSYQDTNYMDRTNTNSNMNMNMDGNYRNNGDYRTNSVRANATTTNRDNGMDWGWLGLLGLLGLAGMRKRVTDHNER from the coding sequence ATGATGAAAAAAGGTACAACAATTATTGCTTCCGTGCTTCTGGTGGCCGCGATGGCTGGCCCTGCTGCTGCTGATGGTCAAATGTCCAAAGGAATGGATACCAACACTAATGGATCACGTGTCCGGTCTTATCAGGACACCAACTACATGGATCGCACAAACACTAATTCCAACATGAATATGAACATGGATGGAAACTACCGCAACAATGGTGACTATCGTACCAACAGTGTTCGTGCTAACGCCACAACAACCAACCGTGACAACGGCATGGATTGGGGCTGGCTTGGTTTGCTAGGGCTGCTTGGATTAGCGGGCATGCGTAAAAGAGTGACGGATCACAACGAACGTTAA
- a CDS encoding zf-HC2 domain-containing protein, whose amino-acid sequence MDCNSAVSLMHECLDESLSPAQKVELKSHLVICPDCRMRFKELEQTEMLLFAMKHYSPSASDELTNRIMNALPQPKRQQAWLKWVKGHPALTAAAFFLVVMLFSALNFWNQNNEMVVKGNNLDQIVIQGNTVIVPEGKSIAGDLTIENGTAQVYGDVNGNLTVIDGQLFQASTAHISGQVKSIDQALDWFWYKITNMVNEVAYR is encoded by the coding sequence ATGGATTGCAACTCGGCCGTCTCTTTAATGCATGAATGTTTGGATGAGTCGTTGTCCCCGGCCCAGAAGGTTGAACTGAAAAGTCACCTTGTGATCTGTCCGGATTGTCGCATGCGCTTTAAAGAGTTGGAACAGACGGAAATGTTACTCTTTGCCATGAAACACTATTCACCGTCTGCCTCTGATGAGCTGACCAATCGAATTATGAATGCTCTGCCCCAGCCCAAGAGACAGCAAGCATGGCTCAAATGGGTCAAAGGACATCCCGCGCTGACGGCGGCAGCCTTCTTTTTGGTCGTGATGCTCTTTAGCGCCTTGAATTTCTGGAATCAGAATAACGAAATGGTTGTTAAGGGAAATAATCTGGACCAGATCGTGATTCAGGGTAACACGGTTATTGTTCCTGAAGGTAAGTCAATTGCTGGCGATCTTACGATAGAAAATGGAACCGCACAAGTATATGGTGATGTGAACGGCAATCTGACGGTTATCGACGGACAACTGTTTCAGGCTTCAACGGCGCATATTTCAGGTCAGGTGAAAAGTATTGATCAGGCGCTGGACTGGTTCTGGTACAAAATAACCAATATGGTAAATGAAGTAGCTTATCGCTAG
- the glmM gene encoding phosphoglucosamine mutase, with protein sequence MGKYFGTDGVRGVANKELTAELAYSIGRCGGYVLAGGVERPKVVIGMDTRISGLMLESALVAGLLSIGADVIRLGVVSTPGVAYIARLLKADAGVMISASHNPVEDNGIKFFGGDGFKLSDETENRIEELMDAETDQLPRPVGGGLGTVTTDEESRYRYLDFLKTTVNESFSGLKIVLDCANGAAYELAPKLFSELGAEVIAIGAEPNGLNINEQCGSTHPENLKQEVLKHKADLGLAFDGDADRLIAIDETGAEVDGDFILCICGDAMNRAGKLKDSTVVSTVMSNIGFYKATEKLALKTAKTAVGDRYVMEEMRRGGYNLGGEQSGHVIFLDYNTTGDGMLTAIQLVDTLKASGKKLSELKALMTQYPQVLVNVRVEDKSKYEGNAAIEQAIATVEQQLGDNGRVLVRASGTESLIRVMAEGPDKDELEQFVSQIADVVQKELV encoded by the coding sequence ATGGGGAAATATTTTGGTACAGACGGTGTAAGAGGGGTTGCCAATAAAGAGTTAACGGCAGAGCTGGCTTACAGCATTGGACGTTGTGGTGGTTACGTGCTTGCAGGTGGTGTGGAAAGACCAAAAGTGGTTATCGGCATGGATACTCGTATCTCGGGATTGATGTTGGAATCCGCACTGGTTGCAGGTCTGTTGTCCATTGGCGCTGATGTGATCCGTCTGGGCGTGGTATCCACTCCGGGAGTGGCGTATATTGCACGTTTGTTGAAAGCTGACGCCGGCGTGATGATCTCGGCTTCCCACAATCCGGTTGAGGATAACGGAATCAAGTTCTTTGGTGGAGATGGCTTCAAGCTGTCTGATGAAACAGAGAACCGGATTGAAGAACTGATGGATGCGGAGACAGATCAATTGCCACGGCCAGTTGGTGGCGGGCTGGGTACTGTAACGACAGATGAAGAATCCCGTTATCGTTACCTTGATTTCCTGAAAACGACTGTAAATGAATCGTTCTCTGGACTTAAAATTGTTTTGGACTGTGCAAACGGAGCAGCTTATGAACTGGCACCGAAATTGTTCAGTGAACTAGGTGCAGAAGTCATTGCCATTGGCGCTGAGCCTAACGGCCTGAATATTAATGAGCAATGCGGATCAACTCATCCAGAGAACCTGAAACAAGAAGTGCTCAAACATAAAGCGGATCTGGGCCTTGCTTTTGACGGGGATGCAGATCGACTGATTGCTATTGATGAGACAGGCGCTGAGGTGGATGGAGACTTCATTCTGTGTATCTGTGGAGATGCGATGAATCGTGCAGGCAAGTTGAAGGACAGTACCGTGGTATCAACGGTTATGAGTAACATCGGATTCTACAAAGCAACGGAGAAACTTGCACTGAAAACAGCTAAAACGGCAGTAGGTGATCGTTATGTGATGGAGGAAATGCGTCGCGGCGGTTACAACTTGGGTGGAGAACAATCTGGCCATGTTATTTTCCTGGACTACAATACAACTGGAGACGGTATGCTGACTGCGATTCAACTCGTGGATACGCTCAAGGCTTCCGGTAAAAAACTGAGTGAACTAAAAGCGCTCATGACCCAGTACCCACAAGTATTGGTGAATGTGCGTGTTGAAGATAAGAGCAAATACGAGGGTAATGCTGCAATCGAGCAAGCTATCGCTACAGTAGAACAACAACTCGGCGATAATGGACGTGTACTCGTTCGTGCTTCAGGTACTGAATCTCTGATCCGTGTTATGGCGGAAGGACCAGACAAAGACGAACTTGAACAATTTGTGTCTCAAATCGCAGATGTAGTGCAAAAAGAGCTTGTATAG
- a CDS encoding KinB-signaling pathway activation protein, whose amino-acid sequence MNLRRWFFLFWTALLIGAAGALGTGLIMMLVNGEKTNGLNDFLLYLLILFGSGVMISVYSQMGFFAYLILNYMGKGVFPKRGWQIVQIVLTVLALLDVMFLRLFVGGDRERISDIVLGIIILAAAIVTAYVKVKLTHISALVPTLFFMIAVTIVETIGVLRIDVNAATIFIVVPLLLCNAYQMLILHRLVDVSTNRNVSGKAEQLKESRA is encoded by the coding sequence TTGAATTTACGTAGATGGTTTTTCCTGTTTTGGACAGCCTTGCTTATTGGGGCCGCGGGAGCATTGGGTACAGGATTGATTATGATGCTGGTGAACGGGGAGAAAACAAATGGATTAAATGATTTTCTTCTGTATCTTTTGATCCTATTTGGATCAGGGGTTATGATCAGCGTGTATTCACAAATGGGTTTCTTTGCATATCTGATATTGAATTATATGGGTAAAGGTGTATTTCCAAAGCGCGGTTGGCAGATCGTGCAGATTGTACTGACGGTGTTAGCCCTGCTTGACGTGATGTTTTTACGTTTGTTTGTTGGGGGAGACCGGGAGCGTATATCGGATATTGTGTTGGGAATCATTATTTTGGCAGCTGCAATTGTTACCGCTTACGTTAAAGTAAAGCTGACTCATATCTCCGCGCTTGTACCTACACTCTTTTTCATGATTGCCGTCACCATAGTGGAGACGATCGGCGTATTACGTATTGATGTGAATGCGGCAACCATATTTATTGTGGTTCCCTTGCTCCTATGTAATGCATACCAAATGCTGATATTGCACAGGCTGGTGGATGTATCTACGAACCGGAATGTAAGTGGAAAGGCAGAACAGTTGAAAGAAAGCCGAGCATAG
- the pdaB gene encoding polysaccharide deacetylase family sporulation protein PdaB, translating to MNSFYVFSGKKIKRYLIVLVAAIFAIGIIYLERGNVSVFSEEAPSAVYSVPTEKKVIALTFDISWGDKRTEPILKVLQENKVQKATFFLSSPWSKTHPEIVTAIKEAGYEIGSHGHRHENYSSLSEEEIRKEISTAHSILTDLTGKEPKLLRLPNGDFDKRVLQVANSLNYQVVQWDTDSLDWKNPGVQTIVDRVVSKAHPGDIVLLHASDSSKQTHEALPVIIDKLKNQGYEFVTVSELLNHSSVEGKEVRDQASGQ from the coding sequence ATGAACTCGTTCTATGTATTTAGCGGCAAAAAGATTAAACGGTACCTGATTGTCCTCGTTGCTGCAATCTTTGCGATCGGTATTATCTATCTGGAGAGAGGCAATGTCTCCGTATTCTCGGAGGAAGCACCATCAGCCGTCTACAGCGTTCCAACCGAGAAGAAGGTAATCGCACTTACCTTTGACATTAGCTGGGGGGATAAACGGACAGAGCCGATTCTGAAAGTTCTTCAGGAGAATAAAGTGCAGAAGGCAACCTTTTTCCTTTCCTCCCCCTGGAGCAAGACACACCCCGAAATTGTTACTGCCATCAAAGAGGCAGGATATGAAATTGGTAGCCATGGTCATAGACATGAGAACTACAGCAGCCTGAGTGAGGAAGAAATTCGCAAAGAAATTTCGACAGCTCATAGCATTTTAACCGATTTAACGGGAAAAGAACCGAAATTACTACGTCTGCCCAACGGGGACTTTGACAAGCGAGTGCTTCAGGTAGCCAATAGTCTGAATTATCAGGTTGTGCAGTGGGATACCGACTCCTTGGATTGGAAAAACCCTGGTGTACAGACCATTGTTGATCGCGTGGTAAGCAAGGCCCATCCAGGGGACATCGTACTGCTGCATGCAAGCGATTCTTCCAAACAAACGCATGAAGCACTCCCTGTCATTATCGACAAATTGAAAAACCAGGGCTATGAATTCGTAACCGTGTCTGAGTTGCTTAACCATTCCAGTGTGGAAGGTAAGGAAGTTCGTGATCAAGCCAGCGGTCAATAA
- the cdaA gene encoding diadenylate cyclase CdaA — MNYFADLTWTESIKDVIDILIVTYIMYKLILLVRGTRAVQLLKGILFLVLIWALSTWLNLYTLKWLMNQMFTFGVVAVFIIFQPELRRGLEQLGRGKLFGRSAAASDEELTVLIGEIIKSVNYLSRRKIGALVVFERETGLNDYTESGIKMHSLVSSELMINIFIPNTPLHDGAVIIQGKQISAAACYLPLSENPFISKELGTRHRAAIGITEVADAICLVVSEETGQVSLAMNGQVVRDIKEESLIAKLYEELRPTSNLKKNGWTTFWKRKGGRNNG, encoded by the coding sequence ATGAATTATTTTGCTGACTTAACGTGGACAGAGTCCATTAAGGACGTTATCGATATATTGATCGTTACCTATATTATGTACAAACTGATTTTGCTTGTGCGGGGGACACGTGCGGTTCAGCTCCTAAAAGGGATTCTGTTCCTTGTATTGATCTGGGCATTAAGTACGTGGTTAAACCTGTATACGCTCAAATGGTTAATGAACCAGATGTTTACGTTTGGTGTTGTTGCGGTATTCATTATCTTTCAGCCTGAACTGCGTCGTGGTCTGGAGCAATTGGGACGAGGTAAGCTGTTTGGACGTTCAGCGGCAGCGAGTGATGAAGAATTAACGGTGTTAATTGGTGAGATTATCAAGTCAGTTAATTATTTGTCACGGCGTAAAATTGGCGCTTTGGTCGTATTTGAACGTGAAACGGGTCTGAACGATTACACGGAATCGGGCATTAAGATGCACTCTCTGGTCAGCTCGGAGCTGATGATTAACATCTTTATTCCAAATACACCGCTCCATGATGGAGCCGTTATTATACAGGGAAAACAGATTTCGGCGGCAGCTTGTTATTTGCCATTATCAGAGAATCCTTTTATCAGTAAGGAATTGGGAACACGTCACCGTGCAGCAATCGGGATTACCGAAGTTGCAGATGCGATCTGTCTGGTTGTCTCCGAGGAGACAGGACAAGTGTCACTGGCAATGAATGGACAGGTCGTTCGTGATATTAAGGAAGAATCGCTGATTGCCAAACTGTATGAGGAGTTGCGCCCTACATCCAATCTGAAAAAGAATGGCTGGACAACCTTCTGGAAACGGAAGGGAGGACGTAACAATGGATAA